Sequence from the Saccharopolyspora pogona genome:
AGCATTTGGCTATGTCGTTGCCGCGTCGTTGGATGCATGTATAAGGCGTTGGTAGCGCAGCGATCCGGATCGCTGGGTGTTACGAGCCTGACTCCGAGCTGCTGATAGCTGTGGCGGTCGTGCATGACGTCGGTTATGCGCCAAACCGCGCGCGGTTCCTTCGGTCGGTCGGTGCCGATGAGCGGTTGTGCGCGCTGGTGGCGCATCATTCGGGGGCTCGGGTTGAGGCTGTGATACGTGGACTCTCCGATGAGTTGGTGGAGTTCACTGATGAGCTGGGGCCGCTGCGGGATGCGTTGTGGTACTGCGACATGACGACCGGGCCAGACGGGCAGCGGTTGACGTTTGAGGAGCGGATCCTCGAGGTCGAACCGGGATCGGTGACGCGACGGTTCCTGGCTGAGGGCTATGACGAGTTGGAGGCCGCGGTGCAGCGGACGACTCGGCGGCTCGTTGCGGCGGGCTTGGTCGCGGCTGATCAGCCGATGTAGGGCTCGGCGCGTTGCTGCAAGCCGTGTTCGATGCGGAGGCGGTTGGCCCGGCCGATGTTGAGCGTGGCAATGTCGGCGGGGTCTACCCAGTGGACCTCTTTGCTTTCGCTGCTGGTGCGGGGTGTGCCGCCGATGGGGAGGGCGCGGAAGCAGAGGGAGAACTCCTGGCGGACTTCTCCGTCGTCGTAGGCGATGACGTGGCCGGGGTCGGAGTAGACTCCGATCAGGCCGCTGACCTCGATGTCAATGCCGGTTTCTTCGGCGGTTTCGCGGATGGCTGCCTGTGCGACGGTTTCGCCGATGTCTTGTGCGCCTCCGGGGATGGCGTACTGGTCGTTGTCGGTTCGGCGGATCATCAGGACTCGGCCTGTATCGTCTTGGACGAAGGCAGCGACCGCGACGACGATGCTGTTAGCCGGCGGGCCGTCGGGGTCGTTGTAGTAGTCGCGTTTGGGCACGTCAGCGTGTCTACCACTTCGGCGGTTTGGCTGCGTTCCAGACCGCTTCGAAGCTCTCTGAATAGGTCTCGAACAGGTCCCCCGCTGACAGTCGCCGCAGGTGCAGGGCCGGGGCGTGCGGGGCCTGGAAGCCGTAGACGTGCGGGTTGACGATCATGTCGTCGTCGTAGCGGTAGATCGAGTTGTACAGCGTCGTCCCGTGGTAGCGGACGTCGATTCCCTCAACGCTAGAGACTGGTTCGAAGAACGCGAGGGCCTGGCGGATCTTCGCCGAGATGGTGCTCTTACCGATGTTTTCTTCCGAGCTGCGGCGGGTGATGGCTACGCTTGCCGGGTCGCCGAACAGGAGCCGGATGCGGGCGCCGTTGTTGGCCTTGTCAGTGAGTTTCCGTAGGATGTTGCGGTCCTCGGTGAGGAACATGCCGACGTAGACGAGGATCTCGACTTCGCTGGTGGCGCGGTCGAGTAGCTGCGTCCAGAGGTCGCGGGGTACGGCGTGGCGGTGCGGGTAGACCTTGACGATCTCTGAACCGCTGACTTCCGCGCTGCGTTCTGGCTCGATGGCATCGGGCCAGAGATAGGTCTCGGACTCGCGCACCATCGCGGCCACGGCATGACGGTGCTTGGGGTAGGGGGTCCTGGACCGTGTGATCCACCGTTCGACCGTCTTGGGGTCGACCTTGGTCGCCTCCGCTACCTGTTCAGGTGTGATTCCGTTGCGCAGCAAAGCATCACGTAGCCGCTCGTTAGGCATTTCAACCTCAAAGGGACGAATAGGGACGTCTTGAACGCTAGCAAGGACGTCCCTAGAAGTCCCGCTATGTGGTGCTCGTGTCCCGTGATTTCGCCGAAAGTTGTAATCAGACGCCGAGAACGGCTCGGCGTAGCGCAGGGAGGACCACGATGAATACCCCGGACGACTACCCGCCCCACGTTTGCGAAGCGGAGAGATAGGTCGGGAGATGCGAGACATGGTGCATGTGCACGTCACGACGGAGCTTCCGATCCGGGCTCGCGCTCTGGCGTTTGCCGATCGGGTCGAGGTCAGGTTCGGCAAGGCGTTTCCGGTTGCATTGCTGGTCGACCGGGGCGCGGTGGACACGCTGCGGCAGGCACTCAAGGACGGAATGGACGCGTTGGCCGCAACCGATGAACGGCCGGGGAAGGCGTGAGGACCGAGATGCCGATCTTTGTCACGGTGCAGCCGGACGACGGCACGTACGCCGAGTGCCTGATTTACGCGACGGGGACACCGATGTTGGCGATTCATGATCCGTCGGCAAGCGTGATGGTCACGATCGGCCAGGACACGGGATCGGCGTTGCGGGCTGCGCAGTTTGCGGCGCAGTTGGTTCGTGCTGGTCAGCAGTTCGAGCATGAGGCGCGGCGGTGCGCTGGTTTCACCGGCATCACGGCTGCGGGCTCGCTGAACACGGTGCCGCTGGATACGGAGGCCCCGGCAAGTATGTGGCCGCGTGAGGACCTGTCATGACTGATCCACTCGGACGGCCGTTGCCTGCGGAGTTCCTGAACGGCGTGGCGTTTCCGGTCGGCAAGCTGAAGCGTTTGTTGGTGGTGGACCGAACTGGGATCGAGGTACAGGTGTGGCCGGATTTCAACACGGTTGATCTGCTCATCGACTGCGCGACTCCGATCGTTTACACGATGGCTCGGCGGAACCTGTTGCGGCTCAACGAAATGATCGCGGCCGCAGTGGCCGGGTTCGAGAGGTTCGACGAGCGGGAAGGCGGACGTTGAGGTGTTCGTGAAGTTCCTGCGGCGCTGGCGGAAGAACCGCGAATGGCGGCGTATGCGTCGTCGCCGAGTGCGGGTCTACCTGTAGAGGCTTGGTCAGCCCGCCCTCCCGAATGTTCAACGGGCTGATCACGGTTGGCGGGGCGGCATTCCCCCGGCTTGCCCCGCCAACCATCCAAGGACGGGATCACCACATGGCAGAAACCACAACACAAACTTGGCAGAACTACGCGCAATGGCGCTGAAGATCGTGGGTCAGGTGGCAGACCTCAGCGTCCGCGTTTCCGTGCTGGAGAGTCGTCTTTCGACTGCTCAGAAGGAAGATTCGCCTCAAGGGAGGCAACCCGCTCGGTGAGCTGCTCGACAGCCGAACTGAGCTGCTGGAACAGGCCGGCCAAGTCGTCAACGGTGAGTTCGGACTTGGCTGCAGCGCCTTCGAGTACGAACGCGCCTTGGCCCTGCCGGACCACGATGAGCGCGGCGGTGCTCAGCTCTTTGATCGCCGCGCGCGGTCATCGCTGCAATGCCGTACTCCGAGGTCAGTGCGGAGACCGACGGCAGCTGGTCGCCCGGCTCAAAGCGCGCCGGAGACGATCGCGCGTCGCAGGTTGTCGGCAACCTGACGATAGGCGGGTCGCTTGTCGGCCGGATCCAGCCCCATGCAGCGAGAGTGGCGCTCGCGCCTACTGGGCGACAAGATGCCAGCTCGATCCATGTGCGGGTGGCGCACACGGAAGTGAAGGGCAAAGGGATCGTCGTCGGCCCGCCGAAGTCGGTGCCGGGGTCCGGACGATCACCGTACCGACGGCGATTCGGCGGGAGCTGATGGAGGACTGGAGAAGTACGTCAAGGCTGCGCCCGAATCGCTGGTGTTCACCGGCCCGAAGGGCCCGGCGCGCGGAAACTTCAACCAAATGATCAAGTGGACTGAAACCGTGACAAAGTTCGGCGTGCCTGGTCTACGCATGGCTCCCGCGAGCTAACCACGCGGACAGCACGAAGCGGGTCTGAAACGTCAGAAGGGGTGCTCCCGAAGATCGGGAGCACCCCTTCTGACGTGCTAAAACTCTGTTGGAGCGGATGACGGGAATCGAACCCGCGTATTCAGCTTGGGAAGCTGATGTTCTACCATTGAACTACATCCGCATACCTCTTCGGCTTGCTTTGAGGCGTTGTCAGCCTAACACGGTGGCGGGCGAAGATCGTAACCAGGCTCCCGATACGCTTGGGGTGTGTTGCTGAGTGACCGGGACCTGCGCAAAGAGCTCGATGACGGTCGGCTCGAACTTGATCCGTTCGACGCCGCCATGATCCAGCCGTCGAGCATCGACGTCCGGCTGGATCGCTTCTTCCGGGTCTTCGACAACACCCGGTACACCCACATCGACCCGTCGAAGCAGCAGGACGAGCTGACGTCGTTGGTGGAGACGCCCGGCGACGATCCGTTCGTGCTGCACCCGGGCGAGTTCGTTCTCGGGTCGACCTTCGAGTCGGTGCGGTTGCCGGACGACCTGGCCGGCCGGCTGGAGGGCAAGTCGTCGCTGGGGCGGCTGGGGTTGCTCACGCACTCCACCGCCGGGTTCATCGACCCCGGGTTCACCGGTCACATCACGCTGGAACTTTCCAATGTGGCCAATCTGCCGATCACCTTGTGGCCGGGGATGAAGATCGGTCAGCTTTGCCTGTTCCGGTTGTCGAGCCCTGCGGACTTCCCGTACGGCTCGAAGGAGGCCGGGTCGCGCTACCAGGGGCAGCGCGGGCCGACGTCGTCGCGGGCCTACCTCAACTTCCGGCGCACCGACACCCGTCGCTGACTCCGGTTCCTTCGAGCATCGCCAGCACCTCGGCGGTGGGGCGAACATCGCCGAATGATCGGTAGATGGTGTGCAGCGTGGCGTTGTGGTCTTCGTCGCGCCCTGCCGCGTTGCCGTCCGCGATCATGATCACGCGGAAGCCCAGGGTGCTCGCGTCGGGGGCCGAGGATTCGCAGCCACGTTCGTGACCGTCCCGGTGATCAGGACCGTGTCGATTCCGCGGCGCGTCAACAGTTCCGGCAGTGCGCACCGGCCGGGGAAGAAAGCGCTGGGCGCGGACTTCTCGACCAGCACATCGTCGTCGTGGATCGTGAACTCCCGCCAGACGCGTTCCGCCAGCGCTCCCGTGCCGCCCGCGGTGCGGAACGCCTCTTCCGCATCCGGGCCGTAGAATTCCTCTGCTGCCGACGTCCGTTCGGTGACCGCCGGTAGGACCCATGCCACCGTGCCACCGGCCGCGCGGAGGACCTGGGCCAGGCGGTCGATGTTGGGCACGATGCCACGGCAGTAGGGGTTGCCGGTCACGAAGAACGGCACCATGTCGATGATCACCAGCGCGGTCCTGGTCGGGGCGAAGCTGGGGAACGCGAAACGCCGGCCACGGCGCGCCTCGTGCCGGGCGTATTCGCGATCCTCGATCCGCCACGCGTGCAGCTTCGCGGCCGAATCCTGCGGCGCTCCGATTCCCGGCATGATCGCCAGTCTCCCGCCTCGCCGATTTCGGCCAGATCGCGCGCCCCAGGGGCAGCGCCGGCGGCGGGTGTTTCCTGACACGACGACTACTTTCGGTAGTGTCGCGGCCACCCCCAGGCGGCATTTCCCCAGGTCGTGCCGGTTTTGTGATCTCACGCCCCGCTCTCACATCGCGGTGAGCTAGTCCACCCTGAATCGAGTAAGCAAGCTCGTGGGGCGTCGTGATGTGGGTGCTGCTGGGAGAGATGTTCCCGGCGCGCATCCGGGCCGCCGCGCTGGCGGTCGGGACCGCGACGAACTGGATCGCGAACTGGCTGGTGACGGTGAGCTTCCCGAGCCTGCGGGACTGGAACCTGCCCGTCACCTACTTCATTTACGCCGCGTTCGCGTTGATCTCGGTGGTGTTCGTGGTGAAGTACCTGAAGGAGACCAAAGGCCGATCCCTGGCGGAAATGGTCCGATGACCTGGTCCGATGACCTGGTCCGATGACCGAGGGCGTCCCAGCTTGGGGGGCGCCCCTCGAATTTTTTTCCCGCTTCGGGAACAACGCGGGCGCCTTGCGCGTATTACGTACCGTACAACGTACGAAGGAGTGTGCATGGCCTCTCGTGACATCACCCCGTTCCGCCTCGACATCCCGGAGCACGACCTGGACGACCTCCGGGAACGGCTGGCCCGGGCCCGCTGGACCGACGAGGTGCCGGGGCTGGGCTGGAGCTACGGCCCGCCGCTGGGCTACCTGCGGGAGCTGGCGGAGTACTGGCGCAGCGGCTACGACTGGCGGGCGCAGGAGGCACGACTGAACGAATTCCCGCAGTACACCACCGAAATCGACGGCGAGAACATCCACTTCCTGCACGTCCGCTCGCCCCGGCCGGACGCCCTGCCGCTGGTCCTCACGCACGGCTGGCCGAGTTCCATCGCCGAGTACCTGGACGTCATCGGGCCGCTCAACGAGTCGTTCCACCTGGTCATCCCGTCGCTGCCGGGCTACGGCCTGTCCGGGCCGACCCGCGCCACCGGTTGGGGCGCCAACCGGGTCGCCCGGGCCTGGGCGGAACTGATGAACCGGCTCGGCTACGAGCGCTATGGGGCGCAGGGCGGCGACTGGGGCACGTGGATCTCCCGCGAGCTCGCGATTCTCGCGCCGGACAAAGTGATCGGCGTGCACACCAACGGGATGATCACCTTCCCGGGCGGTGACCCGGACGAGATGGCCGGGCTCAGCGACGTCGACCACGCTCGGATGGGCGCGTGGCAGCGCTACACCGACGAGCTGTACGGGTACAAGCTGATCCAGTCCACGAAGCCGCAGGCGTTGGCGTATCCGCTGGCGGACTCGCCGATCGGGCTGCTCGGCTGGATCGTCGGAGTGCTCAAGGAGTGGACCGACTGCGAGGACACGCCGGAAGACGCGATCGACCGCGACCGGATCCTGACCACGGTGATGCTGTACTGGCTCACCACCACTGCGGGTTCGGCGGCCCGGTCCTTTGTGGAGACTCCGGACAATTCATCCAAGGCGGAGGAGGAAGGCGTCATCGCGGAGCTGCAGAACGGAACCGTCCCGCACGGTGTCGCGGTGTTCCCCAAGGACATCCTCGCGCCGGTCCGCCCGTTCGCGGAGCGCATCAACAACATCGTGCGCTGGACGGAGTACGACCGTGGCGGAACCTTCCCGGCGATGGAGGAACCCGACCTGTTCGCCAATGACGTCACGGCGTTCTTCGCTTCGCTGCGTAGGTGACAGGTTCGGCCCGCTTGGGTGCGTGTTTCAGTGGGGTGAAGCGAACGGCCTGTTGACTTCGTCTAGCGACGCGAACGGGCCGTTCGCTCCATCCCCGACCGGCGTCACGGCCAGATGAGGGTGAGGTCGAAGAGGGTGCCGAAGCGGGATTCGGCGCTGGCCGCGTCGTTGAAGACCGCGAACTGGTTCCGGTGGTCCTCGGGCCAGTACATGATCGCGCGGTCCGGGAGCTGCATACCCCAGATGCGGACACGCGTCGGGTCGGGTTTGCCGGTGTCGGTCTTCTCGGCCAGGCCGAAGATTTTCGGTGTCATGGCTGCACCTCCCGGTTGATTGGGCGTGTCACCAGCGTCCACACGGGAATCCGGGATCGGGATTACCGGATGCGGGAATCCCGATCCCGGATTCCCGGTGGGATCATGGATCGATCAGTATCCGGTCGGGGAGGTCCCGTTGGCACGCTCGAGCCCCACTTTCCGCCGTCGCCGACTCGCGCGCCGAGTTCGCCAGCTGCGCGAAGAAGCCGGTATGACGCAGGAGAAGGCCGCAGCAGGCCTGGACATGTCCACGAGCGCCTTGAGTCGCAAGGAAACCGGCGAGGTAGCGACATCGGTGCACGAGATCCGCTCGATGATGGACCTCTACGACGCCTACGATCCGGACCTGCTCGACCTCGCCAGAGCAGCGCGGGAGAAGCCTTGGTGGCATGCCTACGGGATCAGGGATCGTGGCTACCCAGACCTTGAAACCGAAGCTTGCCAGGTCCGCGAGTTCACTCTCACGTACATACCTGGGTTGTTCCAGACGGAGTACTACATGCGCACCCTGTTCGAGACCGGCAATCCGGGATGTGCTGCGTCCTTCATCGAAAACGCTATTGCGCTGCGGTCGGCGAGGCGTGAGCTGATCACACGCCAGGATCCACTGGATTACTCGGTGGTGATCGACGAGGTGGTCTTGCGCAGACCAGTCGGCGGGGCGGTCGCCATGCGGACTCAGCTGCTTGAGCTCAGGCAGTACGCCGAACTTCCCAATGTCAGCATCCGAGTCCTACCGATCTCCGCCGGAGCGCATGGTGGAATGGAAAGTGCATTCTGCCTACTCAGCTATGCAGAACCGGGCGAACCGGATGTCGTCTACGTTGAGCACGTGGCAGGCTCGATCTTCTCCAGCAAAGCGCACGATGTGCGGAGAGCCGGAGTCGTCTTCGCAGAGCTGCTTGATATGGCGTTGGAGTCGGGCCCGTCCATCGACCTTGTCGAGAGGATTGCCCGCGAGCTCTGAATAGGAGGGTTGTCCAGCATGAACAAGGCAAATTCTGGTCCGGTGGCCTGGCGCAAGAGCAGTCGCAGTGTGGGCAGTGGGCAGGGCGGCAACTGCGTCGAGGTGGCGTTCGCCGGCCCTGCTGTTGCGGTGCGGGACTCGAAGGATCCGGGTGGTCCGGTGCTGGCCTTCCCGGCCTCGTCCTGGGCGGCGTTCCTTGCCCGGGTTGCGGGGCGCTGAGGTCGTGAGTGCGACAACCGGCTCTTACCGGCATTCGCACTCACGACCATAAGCACGCCTTACCCAGCAGATCGACTTCATGCAGCATGCCTCTGACCTCCGGGATCAACGCATCTCCACCGGCATGCCCCCGAAATGAGCGTCCATTGTGGATGCGATTTGCGGCTGGGTGAGCCTACCGTTGGGCGGCACGGGGTTGGACAGTGCGAAGGCCATCGCGATGGCCAGGACCAGGGCGCTGAGCAGGAGGAGCAGCCAGGGCGGGAGGCTCTGCGGCTTTCCGCGGTACGGTCGCCGGCCGAGGGCGGGGGCGTCGGTCGGCTGGTCCAGCGCCAGTGGCCCGATGATCGCTCGGATGCCGCTGTTGACCTCGGCGACCTCGTCGGCCAGCGACCGGCACCGATCGCAGCCGTTCAGGTGGGTTTCCACGATGATCACGTCGCGCTTCGACAGCGCGTTGCGGGCCCAGCCGCCAAGCCGGTCGATCACCGCCCGGCAGCGCTGGTCGGACACCTCGGCCAAGTGCGCGTTCAGGTACTCCCGGCGCAGACCTTCGCGCGCGCGGTAGGACAGCGCCGACACCGCGTTGGGGCGCAACCCGAGCAGCGGGGCCGCTTCGGCGGGGGTTCGCCCCTCGATCTCGGTGTGCCAGAGCACCTTCTGCCAGTTCGCCGGCAGTCGGGCGAAGGCCGTCGCGGCGAGCGTGCGCTCCGCCGCGTTCACCGAGGAGTCCTCGACGGGAGCCACCGAGTCTTGCACTGCCAAGTTCCGGGCGTCCGCCACCAGCTGGACCTTCCGAGCGGTTCGGGAGCGGTCGTAGGCGAGGTTCCGCAGCGTGGTCAGGAGGTACGCGCGGAACGCCGTGGTGGGCCCGCCGCCGGTGTCCAGGCTGTCGAGGACGTTGGCGAATGCCTCGGACACGAGGTCGTCGGCTTCGGCTTCGGAACGCGAGAGCTGCCATGCCGTTCTGTAGGCCGCGGTGACGTGCCGCTGGTAGAGCTGCCCGTAGGCTCCCTTCTCGCCGGAACGAACCAGTTCGACCAATTCGTAATCGCTGAGCTCGGCCATCGTTCCTCCGCATCCGGTACCGGGTCGATACCGGGACTGACGCACCGCTGGCATATGACGCCGGAATCGGCAACTCACTGTGCGCGACCGGATACCGAGGGTTCGATCTAGTGGGGTGCGAGAGCCCAGGAACCCGCCAACATCGAAAACCCGCTGGACGACGGGATGATCCGCGTGGCGGTGCAAGCCGGCCGGATCCACGGCGACGTTGGTCACACGGGCCAATGTCGCAGAGGCGCCGCGGGAGCGCGGTGAGTAGAAGCGGGCCGAAGCGGAAGTCCGCGTTAGCTCGGGCCTTGGAAAGTCTCGTGACAAGACGATGGGCGCCTCCCACCGGGAGGCGCCCATCGGTGTTTCTGGCGTCAGCTGCCCGCGGGTGCGGCCGTGTCTTCCGCGGACTTCTCGCCTCGCTTGACCGCCGACAGCAGCAGCTGGGCCACGTCGACGACCTCGACCGACTCCGGGGCGACCTTTTCGCTTTGGCGGGCCGTCAGGCCGTCGGAGAGCATGACCTTGCAGAACGGGCAACCGGTCGCGATCTTCGTCGGCGCCGTGCCCAGCGCCTCGTCGACGCGTTCGACGTTGATGCGCTTGCCGATGCGTTCTTCCATCCACATCCGCGCGCCACCCGCGCCACAGCACATCGAGCGGTCCGCGTGCCGCGGCATCTCCCGGAACGTTGCGCCCGAGGCCCCGACCAGGTCCCGCGGCGGGGTGTAGACCTTGTTGTGCCGGCCCAGGTAGCAGGGGTCGTGGTAGGTCACGTCCTCCGCCACCGGGGCGACCGGGACCAGGCGCTTCTCCCGCACCAGCTTGTTCAGCAGCTGGGTGTGGTGCACCACCTCGAAGTCACCACCGAGCTGCGAGTACTCGTTCGCCAGGCTGTTGAAGCAGTGCGCGCACGTCGCGACGATCTTGCGCTTGCCTGGCTCCCGGCCCTCGAAAACGCTGTTGAGGACCTCGACGTTCTGCTGGGCCAGCATCTGGAAGATGAACTCGTTGCCCGCGCGCCGCGCCGGGTCACCGGTGCAGGTCTCCTCCGGTCCCAGCACCGTGTACTTCACGCCCGCCATGTGCAGCAGCTCCGCCACCGCGCGGGTCGTCTTCTTCGCCCGGTCCTCGAACGCGCCTGCACAACCGACCCAGAACAGGTACTCCACGTCGTCGGCGAGTTCGCCGTCGAAGACCGGCACCTCGAAGTCCAGGTTCTCGGTCCACGCCAGGCGGTCCTTGGCGTTCTGGCCCCACGGGTTGCCCTTGTTCTCCAGGTTCTTGAACATCCCGCCCAGTTCGGTCGGGAAGTTCGACTCGATCATCACCTGGTACCGGCGCATGTCCACGATGTGGTCGACGTGCTCGATGTCCACCGGGCACTGCTCCACGCACGCACCGCACGACGTGCACGACCACAGCACGTCCGGGTCTATGACACCCATTTCCTCGGGCCCGCCGATCAGCGGCTTCTCCGCCTCCGCCAACGCCAGCACGTCGACCTTCGCCAACCGCGCTTCGGCGTCGTCACCGGTGATGCCGACCTCGTCACCGGCCATGTCCTTGCGGCCGCCCGCCAACAAGTACGGGGCCTTGGCGTAGGCGTGATCGCGCAGCGACGTGATGAGCAGCTTCGGCGACAACGGCTTGCCGGTGTTCCACGCCGGGCACTGCGACTGGCACCGACCGCACTCCGTGCACGTGGTGAAGTCCAGCCAGCCCTTCCACGAGAAGTCCTCGATCTTGCCCGCACCGAACACATCCGTGTCCGGATCCGCCTCCTCGAAGTCCAGCGGTTTGCCCGCCGACATCATCGGCTTCACCGCGCCCAGCGCCACATCCCCATCGGCCTCGCGCTTGAAGTAGATGTTGAAGAACGCGCTGAACCGGTGCCACGCGATGCCCATCGTCATGGTCCTGGAGATCACGATCAGCCAGACCGTGGCGCTCATCAGCTTGACGAAGGCGAAGAACGACACCAGGTTCGGGCTGGCCGGCAGCAGGGATCCGATGGGGCCGGAGATGAACTCGGCCCACAGCGGCATCTCGTGCACGCCCAGCGCGGACTTCGCGGCGCGGACGCCGAGGATGCCCACGCCCTCGATGAGGACGACCGCCTCGATGAAGTAGGCCCAGGCGAAGTTGGACCCCTGGAAGCGCGAGACGCGGCCGGCGCGGCGCGGGTGGTTGCGCTGGCGGATCGCGATCAGGACCAGGATGCCGACGACCGTGCCGACGCCGAGAACCTCCATCAGGAGGTGGAAGATCGCCAGGTCGTCCAGGATCGGCCAACCCCAGGTCGGCACGAAGACCTCGCCGTAGGCCTCGAACAGCGCCAGGGAGCCGATCAGGAAGCCCCACATGACCAGCCAGTGCCAGATGCCGACGTTGCGGAACTTGTTCATCCGCGTGTGCGCGGCGAATTCCTTGACCACGGTGGCCAGGCGGGCCAGGACGGGGCCGTTGCGGGTACCGTCCTGCTGCCCGAGGCGGATGATGCGCACGAACTTGGCGATCGTCGCGGCGAACATGCCCCAAGCGACGATGCCGAGCACGACAGCGATCCCGCCGAGCGTGATCTGTACAGCGCCCATGGTTCGGGTGCCTTTCCTCCGGGTGCGGTGGTGGTGCAAGCAGCGTACGCCGTG
This genomic interval carries:
- a CDS encoding NUDIX hydrolase, with protein sequence MPKRDYYNDPDGPPANSIVVAVAAFVQDDTGRVLMIRRTDNDQYAIPGGAQDIGETVAQAAIRETAEETGIDIEVSGLIGVYSDPGHVIAYDDGEVRQEFSLCFRALPIGGTPRTSSESKEVHWVDPADIATLNIGRANRLRIEHGLQQRAEPYIG
- a CDS encoding DUF5919 domain-containing protein, with protein sequence MPNERLRDALLRNGITPEQVAEATKVDPKTVERWITRSRTPYPKHRHAVAAMVRESETYLWPDAIEPERSAEVSGSEIVKVYPHRHAVPRDLWTQLLDRATSEVEILVYVGMFLTEDRNILRKLTDKANNGARIRLLFGDPASVAITRRSSEENIGKSTISAKIRQALAFFEPVSSVEGIDVRYHGTTLYNSIYRYDDDMIVNPHVYGFQAPHAPALHLRRLSAGDLFETYSESFEAVWNAAKPPKW
- the dcd gene encoding dCTP deaminase; the protein is MLLSDRDLRKELDDGRLELDPFDAAMIQPSSIDVRLDRFFRVFDNTRYTHIDPSKQQDELTSLVETPGDDPFVLHPGEFVLGSTFESVRLPDDLAGRLEGKSSLGRLGLLTHSTAGFIDPGFTGHITLELSNVANLPITLWPGMKIGQLCLFRLSSPADFPYGSKEAGSRYQGQRGPTSSRAYLNFRRTDTRR
- a CDS encoding isochorismatase family protein, giving the protein MPGIGAPQDSAAKLHAWRIEDREYARHEARRGRRFAFPSFAPTRTALVIIDMVPFFVTGNPYCRGIVPNIDRLAQVLRAAGGTVAWVLPAVTERTSAAEEFYGPDAEEAFRTAGGTGALAERVWREFTIHDDDVLVEKSAPSAFFPGRCALPELLTRRGIDTVLITGTVTNVAANPRPPTRAPWASA
- a CDS encoding epoxide hydrolase family protein — its product is MASRDITPFRLDIPEHDLDDLRERLARARWTDEVPGLGWSYGPPLGYLRELAEYWRSGYDWRAQEARLNEFPQYTTEIDGENIHFLHVRSPRPDALPLVLTHGWPSSIAEYLDVIGPLNESFHLVIPSLPGYGLSGPTRATGWGANRVARAWAELMNRLGYERYGAQGGDWGTWISRELAILAPDKVIGVHTNGMITFPGGDPDEMAGLSDVDHARMGAWQRYTDELYGYKLIQSTKPQALAYPLADSPIGLLGWIVGVLKEWTDCEDTPEDAIDRDRILTTVMLYWLTTTAGSAARSFVETPDNSSKAEEEGVIAELQNGTVPHGVAVFPKDILAPVRPFAERINNIVRWTEYDRGGTFPAMEEPDLFANDVTAFFASLRR
- a CDS encoding helix-turn-helix domain-containing protein; amino-acid sequence: MGSWIDQYPVGEVPLARSSPTFRRRRLARRVRQLREEAGMTQEKAAAGLDMSTSALSRKETGEVATSVHEIRSMMDLYDAYDPDLLDLARAAREKPWWHAYGIRDRGYPDLETEACQVREFTLTYIPGLFQTEYYMRTLFETGNPGCAASFIENAIALRSARRELITRQDPLDYSVVIDEVVLRRPVGGAVAMRTQLLELRQYAELPNVSIRVLPISAGAHGGMESAFCLLSYAEPGEPDVVYVEHVAGSIFSSKAHDVRRAGVVFAELLDMALESGPSIDLVERIAREL
- a CDS encoding DUF397 domain-containing protein, translating into MNKANSGPVAWRKSSRSVGSGQGGNCVEVAFAGPAVAVRDSKDPGGPVLAFPASSWAAFLARVAGR
- a CDS encoding sigma-70 family RNA polymerase sigma factor; its protein translation is MAELSDYELVELVRSGEKGAYGQLYQRHVTAAYRTAWQLSRSEAEADDLVSEAFANVLDSLDTGGGPTTAFRAYLLTTLRNLAYDRSRTARKVQLVADARNLAVQDSVAPVEDSSVNAAERTLAATAFARLPANWQKVLWHTEIEGRTPAEAAPLLGLRPNAVSALSYRAREGLRREYLNAHLAEVSDQRCRAVIDRLGGWARNALSKRDVIIVETHLNGCDRCRSLADEVAEVNSGIRAIIGPLALDQPTDAPALGRRPYRGKPQSLPPWLLLLLSALVLAIAMAFALSNPVPPNGRLTQPQIASTMDAHFGGMPVEMR
- a CDS encoding (Fe-S)-binding protein: MGAVQITLGGIAVVLGIVAWGMFAATIAKFVRIIRLGQQDGTRNGPVLARLATVVKEFAAHTRMNKFRNVGIWHWLVMWGFLIGSLALFEAYGEVFVPTWGWPILDDLAIFHLLMEVLGVGTVVGILVLIAIRQRNHPRRAGRVSRFQGSNFAWAYFIEAVVLIEGVGILGVRAAKSALGVHEMPLWAEFISGPIGSLLPASPNLVSFFAFVKLMSATVWLIVISRTMTMGIAWHRFSAFFNIYFKREADGDVALGAVKPMMSAGKPLDFEEADPDTDVFGAGKIEDFSWKGWLDFTTCTECGRCQSQCPAWNTGKPLSPKLLITSLRDHAYAKAPYLLAGGRKDMAGDEVGITGDDAEARLAKVDVLALAEAEKPLIGGPEEMGVIDPDVLWSCTSCGACVEQCPVDIEHVDHIVDMRRYQVMIESNFPTELGGMFKNLENKGNPWGQNAKDRLAWTENLDFEVPVFDGELADDVEYLFWVGCAGAFEDRAKKTTRAVAELLHMAGVKYTVLGPEETCTGDPARRAGNEFIFQMLAQQNVEVLNSVFEGREPGKRKIVATCAHCFNSLANEYSQLGGDFEVVHHTQLLNKLVREKRLVPVAPVAEDVTYHDPCYLGRHNKVYTPPRDLVGASGATFREMPRHADRSMCCGAGGARMWMEERIGKRINVERVDEALGTAPTKIATGCPFCKVMLSDGLTARQSEKVAPESVEVVDVAQLLLSAVKRGEKSAEDTAAPAGS